The Actinomycetota bacterium genome includes a region encoding these proteins:
- a CDS encoding AAA family ATPase, with product MAICSVCGEENPDRARFCSSCGTALASEPAPARREERKFVSVLFCDLVGFTARSDDADPEDVRATLRPYHASLRKDLERYGGTVEKFIGDAVMAVFGAPVAHEDDAERAVRAALRIIDSIEELNEQHPGFDLSVRIGVNTGEAVVALDARPQEGEGMVTGDVVNTAARLEAAAPVGGIVVGEVTYRATKDLISYEPLDPVTAKGKAQPIQIWRALEARSRYGIDVEQGTRTPFVGRANEFALLTQTFARAVDEPSVQLVTITGEPGVGKTRLLWEFRAHLDDRPELIYWRQGRSLPYGEGVTYWALGEMVKAQAGVLETDSPEEALAKLDTALAAVTRDEADRDWLRGRLAPLVGVEVREGQQDDRDEAFAAWLRFIESIAARGPLVLVFEDLHWADGPLVEFVEHLVEWSSGVPLFVVCSARPELYERHPGWGGGKRNSTTVALAPLSEADTARLLSALLEQAVLPAELQAELLERAGGNPLYAEEFVRMLLDRGLLERHGASLRLLPGAEGMPLPESVHALIGARLDTLPAARKALVLDASVVGKVFWSGALEAMGGVDERTVREGLHDLARKEFVRTVRTTSVQDQGEYSFWHALVRDVAYGQIPRAERAAKHLAVAGWIERTVGERVADQAEFLAYHYERALDLTIAAGRDPGEELRGKVSWALQMAAERAMRLDMAKAAEFYGRAEALLGPDDPERPLLHVRTLAAGVFLGQTPESEMVSAYEAAIDHHRRRGEALRAGGMLREFSGYLKAVGRTERSERLGAEAIELLEPLGPTPELVAAYSNRAGNAMMTGRFEEWKTWTDATLALCDEMDLPEQRMRGLQFRGIYRVMSGDPGGRADLQEALRIGLDLGVGRVTALAYTNLADWTSGLDGPAAGLAIYEEGMRFAERRGIVAEQMWMRAETTWRLFDAGEWDGVIRASEEIRRWYGPQGHAQPLVIAGISEARVRALRGELDRAGELMQELLPSAREIRDVQTYRPALAVAALIALERGRHDEATSLLEELGEELDQATHGRAYGLLEAILLARALSDLTQVDHFVVRPSDPPPAYPVAVGVALSVKAERDEAHGNHGAALEGFGRAEEAWGALGHVFQRGLALLGQARCLAALGRPAEAESPARGAESIFASLRARSLAGQARALLPGASTMSS from the coding sequence GTGGCGATCTGCTCGGTATGCGGCGAGGAGAACCCCGACCGCGCGCGGTTCTGCTCCTCCTGCGGGACGGCGCTGGCGTCGGAGCCCGCGCCCGCGAGGCGCGAGGAGCGCAAATTCGTCTCGGTTCTGTTCTGCGACCTCGTCGGCTTCACGGCGCGCTCGGACGACGCCGACCCCGAGGACGTCCGGGCCACCCTCCGCCCCTACCACGCCAGCCTGCGCAAGGATCTCGAACGCTACGGGGGGACCGTCGAGAAGTTCATCGGCGACGCCGTCATGGCGGTCTTCGGCGCGCCGGTGGCGCACGAGGACGACGCCGAGCGGGCCGTGCGGGCGGCGCTCCGGATCATCGACTCGATCGAGGAGCTGAACGAGCAGCATCCCGGCTTCGACCTCTCGGTCCGCATCGGGGTGAACACCGGTGAGGCGGTGGTGGCCCTCGACGCGCGGCCCCAGGAGGGGGAGGGGATGGTCACCGGCGACGTCGTGAACACGGCAGCACGCCTCGAGGCCGCCGCCCCGGTCGGGGGCATCGTGGTCGGCGAGGTGACCTACCGGGCCACCAAGGACCTCATCTCGTACGAGCCGCTGGATCCGGTGACCGCGAAGGGGAAGGCGCAGCCGATCCAGATCTGGCGGGCGCTGGAGGCCCGAAGTCGGTACGGCATCGACGTGGAGCAGGGCACCCGGACGCCCTTCGTCGGCCGGGCCAACGAGTTCGCCCTCCTCACCCAGACGTTCGCCCGGGCCGTGGACGAGCCCTCGGTGCAGCTGGTCACCATCACGGGCGAGCCGGGGGTGGGCAAGACCCGGCTGCTGTGGGAGTTCCGCGCCCACCTCGACGACCGGCCCGAGCTCATCTACTGGCGCCAGGGCCGGAGCCTGCCCTACGGCGAGGGCGTCACCTACTGGGCCCTCGGTGAGATGGTCAAGGCGCAGGCCGGCGTCCTGGAGACCGACTCGCCGGAGGAGGCGCTGGCGAAGCTCGACACGGCGCTGGCGGCGGTGACCCGGGACGAAGCCGACCGCGACTGGCTGCGCGGGCGACTGGCGCCACTGGTAGGGGTGGAGGTCCGCGAGGGGCAGCAGGACGACCGGGACGAGGCGTTCGCCGCGTGGCTCCGGTTCATCGAGTCGATCGCCGCCCGCGGCCCGCTCGTCCTGGTGTTCGAGGACCTGCACTGGGCCGACGGCCCGCTGGTGGAGTTCGTCGAGCACCTCGTGGAGTGGTCGAGCGGCGTCCCCTTGTTCGTCGTCTGTTCGGCCCGGCCGGAGCTGTACGAACGCCATCCGGGCTGGGGCGGGGGCAAGCGGAACTCGACCACGGTCGCGCTGGCGCCGCTGTCGGAAGCGGACACGGCGCGGCTCCTCTCGGCGCTCCTCGAGCAGGCCGTCCTGCCGGCCGAGCTCCAGGCCGAGCTGCTCGAACGCGCGGGCGGCAACCCCCTGTACGCCGAGGAGTTCGTGCGGATGCTGCTGGACCGAGGGCTCCTCGAGCGGCATGGCGCGTCGCTCCGGCTGTTGCCGGGGGCCGAAGGCATGCCGCTGCCGGAGTCGGTGCACGCGCTCATCGGGGCCCGGCTCGACACGCTGCCGGCGGCGCGGAAGGCGTTGGTGCTCGACGCGTCGGTCGTAGGCAAGGTGTTCTGGTCGGGGGCGCTCGAGGCGATGGGCGGCGTCGACGAACGGACCGTGCGCGAGGGGCTACACGACCTGGCCCGCAAGGAGTTCGTCCGGACGGTGCGAACGACATCCGTGCAGGATCAGGGCGAGTACTCCTTCTGGCACGCCCTGGTGCGCGACGTCGCCTACGGTCAGATCCCGCGGGCCGAGCGCGCGGCCAAGCACCTCGCCGTGGCCGGGTGGATCGAACGGACGGTCGGCGAGCGGGTGGCCGACCAGGCCGAGTTCCTGGCCTACCACTACGAGCGCGCCCTCGACCTCACCATTGCGGCGGGACGGGACCCCGGAGAGGAGCTGCGGGGAAAGGTTTCGTGGGCGCTGCAGATGGCCGCCGAGCGCGCCATGCGCCTCGACATGGCCAAGGCCGCCGAGTTCTACGGCCGGGCCGAGGCCCTCCTCGGGCCCGACGACCCCGAGCGTCCCCTGCTGCACGTCCGAACGCTGGCCGCCGGCGTCTTCCTGGGCCAGACCCCGGAGTCCGAGATGGTGTCGGCGTACGAAGCCGCGATCGACCATCATCGTCGCCGAGGGGAGGCGCTGCGGGCGGGGGGGATGCTCCGGGAGTTCAGCGGCTACCTCAAGGCGGTGGGGCGGACCGAACGGTCGGAACGGCTGGGGGCCGAGGCCATCGAGCTCCTCGAGCCGCTCGGGCCGACGCCCGAGCTGGTGGCGGCCTACTCGAACCGTGCCGGGAACGCGATGATGACCGGCCGCTTCGAGGAGTGGAAGACCTGGACGGACGCGACGCTCGCGCTCTGCGACGAGATGGACCTGCCCGAGCAGCGGATGCGCGGCCTGCAGTTCCGCGGGATCTACCGGGTGATGAGCGGCGACCCGGGCGGCCGGGCCGACCTGCAGGAGGCGCTCCGCATCGGGCTGGACCTAGGCGTCGGGCGGGTCACGGCCCTCGCCTACACCAACCTGGCGGACTGGACCTCCGGCCTCGACGGGCCGGCGGCCGGGCTCGCGATCTACGAGGAGGGGATGCGCTTCGCCGAGCGGCGCGGGATCGTCGCGGAGCAGATGTGGATGCGCGCGGAGACCACGTGGCGCCTGTTCGACGCAGGTGAATGGGACGGGGTGATCAGGGCGTCCGAGGAGATCCGCCGATGGTACGGCCCGCAGGGCCACGCGCAGCCGCTGGTGATCGCAGGGATCTCGGAGGCGAGGGTGCGCGCGCTCCGCGGGGAGCTCGACCGGGCCGGTGAGCTCATGCAGGAGCTGCTCCCCTCGGCCCGCGAGATCAGGGACGTGCAGACGTACCGGCCGGCGCTTGCCGTGGCCGCGCTAATCGCGCTCGAACGCGGACGGCACGACGAGGCAACCTCCCTGCTCGAGGAGCTCGGCGAAGAGCTGGACCAGGCCACGCATGGCCGCGCGTACGGGTTGCTCGAGGCGATCCTCCTAGCCCGTGCGCTCAGCGATCTCACCCAGGTCGACCATTTCGTCGTCCGGCCGTCGGACCCGCCGCCGGCCTACCCCGTGGCGGTGGGCGTGGCCCTGTCCGTGAAGGCCGAGCGCGACGAGGCGCACGGGAACCACGGGGCCGCGCTGGAGGGGTTCGGCCGGGCCGAGGAGGCGTGGGGCGCGCTAGGGCACGTGTTCCAACGGGGCCTCGCGCTGCTGGGACAGGCGAGATGTCTCGCCGCCCTTGGCCGCCCAGCCGAAGCCGAGTCGCCCGCCCGCGGGGCCGAATCGATCTTCGCCTCCCTCCGGGCCCGCTCGCTGGCCGGCCAGGCGCGTGCGCTCCTGCCCGGCGCGTCCACCATGAGCTCCTAG
- a CDS encoding leucine zipper domain-containing protein, translating to MSLARLVVTAVRVEGRTKAEVSRDYGVSPRWVFELCRRFDAEGEDGLEPRSRRPWRSPLRTPIEVEDEIVELRKGLLDQGLDAGSHTRSRSIWGGCGVHLFGSRA from the coding sequence ATGTCGTTGGCTCGGCTGGTGGTCACGGCGGTGAGGGTCGAGGGACGGACGAAGGCCGAGGTGTCCCGGGACTACGGGGTCTCGCCCCGGTGGGTCTTCGAGCTCTGCCGGCGCTTCGATGCCGAAGGGGAGGACGGGCTCGAACCTCGGTCCAGGCGACCGTGGCGGAGCCCGCTGCGCACCCCGATCGAGGTCGAAGACGAGATCGTCGAGCTGCGCAAAGGGCTGCTCGATCAGGGCCTCGATGCCGGGTCCCACACACGATCGCGGTCCATCTGGGGAGGCTGTGGGGTGCATTTATTCGGATCACGCGCCTGA
- a CDS encoding ABATE domain-containing protein, translated as MSVQGITAGNVQPLQFRFLSGRLSLDFANTLAGRGGSEVELLATVSELGEWLHQAGLTALSPSVGTYQLQEARKLREAIARAALAASGETALPPDEVAQLNAGARYPVAPRLDAEAGAVSWDAAHVVPGALARIARDAVELLGAAERSRIRTCARPGCGALFVDSSRKGNRRWCSMQGCGNRAKVATYRHKGRSRSRGSPA; from the coding sequence ATGAGCGTCCAAGGGATCACGGCGGGCAACGTCCAGCCCCTTCAGTTCCGGTTCCTCTCCGGACGGCTGTCCCTCGATTTTGCCAACACCCTCGCCGGCCGGGGGGGTAGCGAGGTGGAGCTCCTGGCCACGGTGTCCGAGTTGGGAGAGTGGCTTCACCAGGCCGGGCTCACCGCCCTTTCCCCCTCCGTGGGCACCTACCAGCTCCAGGAGGCCAGGAAGCTCCGGGAGGCCATCGCCCGCGCTGCCCTCGCCGCATCGGGGGAGACGGCCCTTCCCCCCGACGAGGTGGCCCAGCTGAACGCCGGGGCCCGCTACCCGGTGGCCCCCCGGCTTGATGCGGAGGCCGGCGCGGTGAGCTGGGATGCGGCCCACGTCGTGCCGGGGGCCCTGGCGAGGATCGCCCGGGACGCGGTCGAGCTCCTCGGGGCGGCCGAACGCTCCCGGATCCGGACGTGCGCCCGCCCGGGGTGCGGGGCCCTGTTCGTCGATTCGTCCCGGAAGGGGAACAGGCGATGGTGCTCCATGCAGGGCTGCGGCAACCGGGCCAAGGTGGCCACCTACCGCCACAAGGGCAGAAGCCGCTCCCGGGGATCACCGGCCTGA